In one Mucilaginibacter ginsenosidivorax genomic region, the following are encoded:
- a CDS encoding bestrophin family protein produces the protein MLLKENIPVSYVFGKIKKEVLMVAVYAITIYCVHQYYNFKDVSIPLTVPTILGTIISLLLAFRSNQAYDRWWEARILWGGIVNDCRTFARQVLTFVDSSHDGEQKWALKERIIRRQMAWCYSLSCHLRGQNAKDNLDAYLIDDDVKNIKKLDHIPLAINELQGHDLRTLYKLGWINEYQQVALDNTLTNFMNSMGGCERIKNTVFPVTYSVYIHWLVMFFVLLLPFSLMEFFGIFQVPLVIAISSAFFLIEKMAIHLQDPFENKPTDTPTTTISRTIEKNLKQMMKDELPGDIDAMIGKQHQKKTQFYIL, from the coding sequence ATGTTATTAAAAGAAAATATACCGGTAAGCTACGTATTTGGCAAAATAAAAAAGGAAGTGTTGATGGTGGCTGTGTATGCCATTACCATCTATTGTGTTCACCAATACTATAACTTCAAAGATGTCTCTATTCCGCTAACGGTACCTACTATTTTGGGTACCATTATTTCGCTCCTGCTGGCCTTTCGGTCAAACCAGGCTTATGACCGGTGGTGGGAGGCCCGCATCCTTTGGGGAGGCATTGTAAATGATTGCCGCACCTTTGCACGCCAGGTTTTAACTTTTGTGGATAGCAGCCATGATGGCGAACAAAAATGGGCGCTAAAAGAGCGCATCATCCGCAGGCAAATGGCTTGGTGCTACAGTTTAAGCTGCCACCTGCGCGGTCAAAACGCAAAAGATAACCTCGATGCCTACCTAATCGATGACGATGTAAAAAACATCAAAAAGCTTGACCATATTCCGCTTGCAATAAACGAGCTGCAGGGTCATGACCTGCGCACACTATACAAGCTGGGCTGGATAAATGAGTACCAACAGGTGGCCCTTGATAACACGCTCACCAACTTTATGAACTCGATGGGTGGCTGCGAGCGTATTAAGAATACTGTTTTCCCGGTTACCTATAGCGTATACATTCACTGGCTGGTTATGTTTTTTGTGTTGCTGTTGCCTTTCAGCCTGATGGAATTTTTCGGGATTTTCCAGGTGCCATTGGTAATAGCCATATCATCGGCCTTTTTCCTGATCGAAAAAATGGCCATCCACCTACAGGATCCGTTTGAAAACAAACCTACCGATACACCAACAACAACCATCAGCCGCACCATCGAAAAAAACCTGAAACAAATGATGAAGGATGAGTTGCCTGGCGATATTGACGCAATGATAGGTAAACAGCATCAAAAGAAGACTCAGTTTTACATACTTTAA
- a CDS encoding sensor histidine kinase — protein sequence MKIQSKITLLFLLLSGGILILLNASIFYLVYKFNFDDFYKRLEARVNIAAEVQLSPGAKSKATLEVRNKYLEKLDSEKEYFLKVDGSNKLHASAGIDKIFIDDILLTGQAHYRHDNTFYAGSLFKKGNASYVVIVSASNPAGFQELKDLQKILLYGFLLAMILVYFVGKVFSFYTFQPVRRIINNVKNITANNLHFRLDELTGKDEIAELSLTFNDMLNRLETAFETQNNFVSNASHELRTPLTIISSELELALNKQDLNTQQRGVLNTVYAESEKLGQILNSLLTLAQSGFDGKRQNWESIRMDELLLTASESVKRINPGSNIYIDLENLPADESLLYVKGNSNLLRLAINNIIGNACKYSDNRPVTISLLAENKRVIIAIKDQGIGIPQTELQHIFEPFFRASNAHEYEGHGVGLPLTLNIIRLHKGSLGISSEVGVGTEIKVFLPMEDHLNPLQRRRL from the coding sequence ATGAAGATACAAAGTAAAATAACATTGCTATTCCTGCTGCTGTCGGGCGGTATACTTATACTGCTTAATGCGTCGATATTTTATCTGGTTTACAAATTCAATTTTGATGATTTTTATAAACGGCTGGAAGCCCGCGTAAACATAGCGGCCGAAGTGCAGCTGTCGCCGGGCGCCAAAAGTAAAGCTACCTTAGAGGTGCGCAATAAATACCTGGAGAAACTGGACTCGGAAAAAGAGTACTTTTTAAAAGTAGACGGCAGCAATAAGTTGCATGCAAGCGCCGGTATTGATAAGATTTTTATTGACGATATTTTACTGACAGGCCAGGCCCACTACAGGCATGATAATACCTTTTATGCAGGTTCACTATTCAAAAAAGGTAATGCAAGTTATGTTGTTATTGTATCAGCATCAAATCCGGCTGGCTTTCAAGAGCTAAAAGACCTTCAAAAAATACTGTTGTATGGCTTTTTGCTGGCCATGATATTGGTATATTTTGTGGGGAAAGTTTTTTCCTTCTACACCTTTCAGCCGGTGAGGCGCATCATTAACAATGTTAAAAACATCACCGCCAATAACCTTCATTTTCGGCTGGACGAACTGACCGGCAAAGACGAGATAGCCGAATTATCGCTCACGTTTAATGATATGCTTAACAGGCTTGAAACTGCCTTTGAAACGCAAAACAACTTTGTAAGCAATGCATCGCACGAGTTACGCACCCCGCTAACTATCATATCATCTGAGCTTGAGCTGGCGTTAAATAAACAAGACCTGAACACACAGCAACGCGGGGTTTTAAATACAGTTTATGCCGAATCGGAAAAACTGGGTCAGATCCTGAACAGCCTGCTTACGCTGGCACAGTCGGGTTTTGATGGCAAAAGGCAAAACTGGGAAAGCATCAGGATGGATGAACTTTTGCTTACCGCATCTGAATCGGTTAAACGAATAAACCCCGGGAGCAATATCTATATCGACCTGGAAAACTTACCTGCCGATGAAAGCCTGCTTTATGTAAAGGGCAACAGCAACTTGCTTCGGCTGGCCATTAACAACATTATCGGCAACGCATGCAAATACTCCGATAACCGGCCGGTAACCATTAGCTTGTTAGCCGAAAATAAAAGAGTGATTATTGCCATTAAAGACCAGGGCATCGGCATCCCCCAAACCGAGCTTCAGCATATATTCGAGCCTTTTTTTCGCGCCTCAAACGCTCACGAGTATGAAGGCCATGGCGTTGGCTTACCCTTAACGCTTAACATTATCCGCCTGCATAAAGGCAGCCTGGGCATAAGTTCGGAAGTTGGGGTAGGTACCGAGATTAAGGTGTTTTTGCCGATGGAGGATCACCTAAATCCTCTCCAAAGGAGAAGACTTTAA
- a CDS encoding arylesterase has translation MTNVRNILFFGDSLTAGYGLGNHKAESFPALIQQKIDAAGLVYHCINGGLSGDTTAGGLMRLEYWMNRPLHVFVLELGVNDIIRGISPQTTTKNIQAIIDKVKLKHPNIKLVMLGMEIPAFIPGKFAAEFKAIFRRVADANQMAFVPFYLDGVAGKAHLNLPDGLHPNAAGYKVMADSVWPVLKALL, from the coding sequence ATGACCAATGTAAGAAACATACTTTTTTTTGGTGATAGCCTCACGGCGGGGTACGGTTTAGGAAACCATAAAGCCGAATCGTTCCCTGCTTTAATACAACAAAAAATAGATGCTGCAGGCCTGGTATATCATTGCATTAATGGTGGTCTTAGCGGCGACACCACGGCCGGCGGGCTAATGCGGCTGGAATATTGGATGAATCGTCCTCTGCATGTTTTTGTGCTCGAATTAGGTGTAAATGACATAATCAGGGGGATATCGCCCCAAACTACCACAAAAAATATACAAGCTATTATTGATAAGGTAAAACTAAAACACCCTAACATCAAACTGGTAATGTTAGGGATGGAGATTCCGGCCTTTATCCCCGGAAAGTTTGCCGCAGAATTTAAAGCTATTTTTCGCAGGGTGGCCGATGCCAACCAAATGGCTTTTGTACCTTTTTATTTGGATGGTGTTGCTGGCAAAGCACACCTTAATTTACCCGATGGGCTGCATCCCAATGCAGCCGGCTATAAGGTAATGGCCGATAGCGTTTGGCCGGTGCTAAAGGCCTTATTATGA
- a CDS encoding response regulator transcription factor, with amino-acid sequence MGILLVEDEPNVVSVIKRGLTDYGFEVSVAANGATGLQMALDHDFDLVILDVMLPVMDGIQVCKRIRQQKKTIPIIMLTALDSTENIVSGLDSGADDYMVKPFKIAELAARLRTLLRRSGSETLSNNTYTIGNLVLNTESKIAYRNNEALKLTATEYRLLEYFVKNQKKVLSRIQILENVWDIDFNMGTNVVDVYINYLRKKLEKNGGPNLIHTVFGMGYLMKEGDTDEDTK; translated from the coding sequence ATGGGGATATTGTTAGTTGAGGATGAACCAAATGTGGTATCGGTAATTAAGCGCGGCCTCACCGATTACGGTTTTGAAGTTAGCGTTGCAGCCAACGGCGCAACAGGTTTGCAAATGGCACTTGATCATGACTTTGACCTGGTTATACTTGATGTAATGCTGCCCGTAATGGATGGTATACAGGTTTGCAAACGCATCAGGCAGCAAAAAAAAACGATACCCATTATTATGCTTACGGCGCTCGATTCTACCGAGAATATTGTTAGCGGTCTGGATAGCGGTGCAGATGATTACATGGTAAAACCATTTAAAATTGCCGAGCTTGCCGCCCGCCTCCGTACGCTGCTGCGCCGGAGCGGCAGCGAAACATTATCAAACAACACCTATACAATAGGCAACCTGGTGCTCAATACCGAATCGAAAATAGCTTACCGCAACAACGAGGCATTAAAACTTACAGCCACCGAATACCGTTTGCTTGAATATTTTGTAAAAAATCAAAAAAAGGTATTATCCCGGATTCAGATCCTGGAAAATGTTTGGGATATTGATTTTAATATGGGCACCAATGTGGTAGATGTTTATATAAATTATCTGCGTAAAAAGCTGGAGAAAAACGGTGGCCCAAATTTGATCCATACGGTGTTTGGCATGGGGTACCTGATGAAAGAGGGTGATACCGATGAAGATACAAAGTAA
- a CDS encoding alpha-L-rhamnosidase: MKLPLCKPALYIALVFFCLFKTSEGAAQPPTATGLQCEYLTTPIGIDAKHPRLTWKMGDAQQGAAQTAYQLFVGTDSLAIAAGKADSWATTKIVSAASLVTYNGKILQPFTKYFWRVVLWGNGGKKLSSSAITSFETGMMEMRNWKGSWISDNYGIAANPAPYFRNTFKVGKSIRSARAYIAVAGLYELYINGKKIGNHRLDPMYTRFDRRTLYVAYDVTANLQNGKNAVGVLLGNGWYNHQSTAVWFFHQAPWRGRPTFCMDLRVTYTDGTTETISSDTQWKTSLSPVVFNSIYTAEHYDARKEQPGWNTADFVDSGWKNVINRSAPSTNIVAQSLQPIRNVEEIATKTITKIDNKLWVFDIGRNISGVSQITVKGDSGTVIRLKHAERLNKNGHVDQSNIDLHYRPTDDKDPFQTDIFILGGKGEETFMPKFNYKGFQYVEVSSSKPIQLTKESLKAYFMHSDVQPVGEVSSSNQTINQIWSATNHSYLSNLFGYPTDCPQREKNGWTGDAHIASETGLYNFDAITIYEKWLADHRDEQQPNGVLPSIIPTGGWGYEWGNGPDWTSTIAIIPWNIYLFYGDSKLLADSYTSIEKYVNHIDELYPTGLTSWGLGDWVPVKSVSPVELTSSVYYYTDATILAKAAKILGKQADFVKYTALATKIKNAINAKYLNSQTGIYGQGFQTELSVPLFWGVVPDNMKSKVAANLAARVAADNYHLDVGILGAKAILSALSDNGYPDVAYRIASQETFPSWGWWMVNGATTLYENWQIDAKSDISLNHIMFGEIGAWLYKGIAGIQPDANQPGFKNVILAPHFVPGLNEFTATHVGPYGKISSSWKRDGNGVTYKITVPANSTASITFPAGKVTLSGKSIGGEYRVVAGSYEFKISPAVL, encoded by the coding sequence ATGAAACTACCTTTATGTAAGCCCGCGCTTTACATCGCTTTAGTATTTTTTTGTTTGTTTAAAACCTCGGAGGGTGCAGCGCAACCTCCCACGGCCACGGGCCTGCAGTGCGAATACCTGACTACACCAATAGGCATCGACGCCAAACACCCCCGCCTGACCTGGAAAATGGGCGATGCACAACAGGGCGCTGCCCAAACCGCCTACCAGCTTTTTGTAGGTACTGATTCGCTGGCTATTGCCGCAGGCAAGGCCGATAGCTGGGCAACCACTAAAATTGTATCGGCTGCCAGCCTGGTTACTTACAACGGCAAAATATTACAACCCTTTACCAAATATTTTTGGAGAGTCGTATTGTGGGGTAACGGCGGTAAAAAGCTTAGTTCATCGGCAATTACCAGTTTTGAAACGGGGATGATGGAAATGCGCAACTGGAAAGGATCATGGATAAGCGATAACTATGGTATTGCTGCTAACCCGGCACCGTATTTTCGTAATACGTTTAAGGTGGGCAAATCTATCAGGTCGGCAAGGGCATACATCGCGGTAGCAGGTTTGTACGAACTTTATATTAACGGTAAAAAAATTGGCAACCACCGGCTCGATCCAATGTATACCCGGTTTGACAGGCGTACGCTTTACGTAGCTTATGATGTAACCGCCAACCTGCAGAACGGCAAAAACGCCGTTGGGGTGCTGTTGGGCAATGGCTGGTATAACCACCAAAGCACAGCTGTGTGGTTTTTTCACCAGGCGCCATGGCGTGGCAGGCCAACCTTTTGTATGGATTTAAGGGTGACTTATACCGACGGCACTACCGAAACCATATCATCTGATACGCAATGGAAAACGTCTTTAAGTCCTGTTGTGTTCAACAGTATTTATACTGCCGAACATTATGACGCCCGCAAGGAACAACCCGGATGGAATACAGCCGATTTTGTTGATTCCGGGTGGAAAAACGTGATTAACCGCTCGGCGCCCTCCACCAATATTGTAGCCCAAAGTCTGCAGCCTATTCGTAACGTAGAGGAGATAGCGACCAAAACTATTACTAAAATTGATAATAAACTGTGGGTGTTTGATATAGGTCGCAACATATCGGGCGTGAGCCAGATTACAGTTAAAGGTGATTCGGGCACAGTAATTCGCCTGAAACATGCCGAACGGCTGAATAAGAACGGCCACGTAGATCAATCCAATATCGACCTGCATTACCGCCCGACTGATGATAAAGACCCTTTCCAGACTGATATTTTTATACTTGGCGGCAAAGGTGAAGAAACCTTTATGCCTAAATTTAACTATAAAGGCTTTCAATACGTGGAGGTAAGCAGCAGCAAGCCCATTCAGCTGACCAAAGAAAGTTTGAAAGCTTACTTTATGCACAGCGATGTGCAGCCGGTTGGCGAGGTAAGCTCATCAAACCAAACTATTAACCAAATTTGGAGTGCTACTAATCACAGCTACCTGAGCAACTTGTTTGGCTACCCAACAGATTGCCCGCAACGCGAAAAAAACGGATGGACGGGAGATGCCCACATAGCCAGCGAAACAGGCCTGTATAACTTTGACGCCATCACTATTTACGAAAAATGGCTGGCCGATCATCGCGATGAGCAACAACCCAACGGCGTATTGCCATCCATTATCCCAACCGGTGGCTGGGGGTATGAGTGGGGCAACGGACCCGACTGGACAAGCACTATTGCCATTATCCCCTGGAATATTTATTTGTTTTATGGTGATAGCAAGCTGCTGGCCGATAGCTATACCAGCATCGAAAAATATGTAAACCATATTGATGAGCTTTATCCTACCGGCCTTACCAGCTGGGGCCTTGGCGACTGGGTACCGGTAAAATCTGTTTCGCCTGTTGAGCTCACCTCGTCGGTTTATTATTATACAGATGCAACGATATTGGCCAAAGCCGCCAAAATTTTGGGTAAACAGGCCGACTTTGTAAAATATACGGCGCTGGCTACAAAAATAAAAAATGCCATCAATGCCAAATACCTCAATTCGCAAACCGGCATTTACGGTCAGGGTTTTCAAACGGAGCTGAGTGTTCCGTTATTTTGGGGCGTGGTGCCCGATAATATGAAAAGCAAGGTGGCCGCCAACCTGGCCGCCCGCGTTGCTGCCGATAATTACCACCTGGATGTAGGTATCCTTGGTGCCAAGGCTATTTTGAGCGCCTTGAGCGACAATGGTTACCCCGATGTGGCGTACAGGATAGCGTCGCAGGAAACTTTCCCTTCATGGGGCTGGTGGATGGTGAACGGGGCAACAACACTGTACGAAAACTGGCAGATTGATGCCAAATCTGATATATCGCTTAATCACATTATGTTTGGCGAAATTGGTGCCTGGCTGTACAAAGGCATTGCGGGAATTCAGCCTGATGCAAATCAGCCCGGCTTTAAAAATGTGATCCTGGCGCCGCATTTTGTGCCCGGCCTGAATGAATTTACGGCTACCCATGTTGGCCCTTACGGCAAAATTTCATCGTCATGGAAACGGGATGGAAATGGTGTAACTTATAAAATAACGGTGCCGGCAAATTCAACGGCAAGTATCACCTTCCCGGCAGGTAAAGTTACCTTATCAGGTAAATCTATTGGCGGGGAATATAGGGTTGTGGCTGGGAGTTACGAGTTTAAAATAAGTCCCGCAGTACTCTAA
- a CDS encoding YtxH domain-containing protein — protein sequence MGFIKILAVGAAVAYGINYVTKKGPDGKSIIDNLADEAPEWFDRAKKYGELTLEQIAVRAQNYRDNTRY from the coding sequence ATGGGCTTTATAAAAATACTTGCCGTTGGTGCAGCAGTTGCCTACGGCATAAACTACGTTACAAAAAAAGGACCCGACGGAAAATCAATCATAGATAATCTGGCTGACGAAGCTCCGGAATGGTTTGACCGTGCAAAAAAATATGGCGAGCTTACTTTAGAGCAAATTGCCGTGCGTGCGCAAAACTACAGAGATAATACGAGGTATTAA
- a CDS encoding YdcF family protein, which produces MFFILSKILSFLLFPVLYVFVLLLIAVVTKNPKLKRRCLIWGVVLLWIFSAPLFLNLLANTWDIAPVKLPPGKTYSAAIILGGFASENKQGQGVFNWAADRFIQGILLQRNGQAKKIVISGGNSSLVPGTFREGNFVLQQLQTLQIPDSCILIENQARNTLENASLTKALLLKNKQQGPYLLVTSAFHMRRAMQIFKSQHVDVIPYPCNVISGDLQWSLFELIPSAEVLSRWNLYIKEIIGFTVNYLSGKG; this is translated from the coding sequence ATGTTTTTTATCCTATCTAAAATACTATCATTTTTACTATTCCCAGTTTTATATGTTTTTGTTTTACTGCTGATAGCTGTGGTAACAAAGAATCCAAAATTAAAACGCAGGTGTCTTATCTGGGGTGTGGTTTTATTATGGATATTTTCGGCCCCGTTATTTTTAAACCTGCTGGCCAATACGTGGGATATTGCCCCCGTTAAACTGCCTCCGGGCAAAACATATAGCGCGGCCATAATCTTAGGTGGCTTTGCAAGTGAAAACAAACAAGGCCAAGGCGTATTTAACTGGGCCGCCGATAGGTTTATACAAGGCATTTTACTACAACGAAACGGCCAGGCAAAAAAAATAGTGATATCAGGAGGTAACAGCAGCCTTGTGCCAGGCACTTTCAGGGAAGGTAATTTTGTACTGCAGCAGCTGCAAACACTACAGATTCCAGATAGCTGCATACTAATAGAAAACCAGGCCAGGAATACGCTCGAAAACGCATCGTTAACTAAAGCGCTCCTACTCAAAAACAAACAACAAGGGCCTTACCTGCTGGTAACTTCGGCTTTTCATATGCGCCGGGCTATGCAAATTTTTAAAAGCCAACATGTTGATGTAATTCCCTACCCCTGCAATGTAATTTCGGGCGATTTACAATGGTCGCTTTTTGAGTTAATTCCCAGTGCCGAAGTTTTAAGCAGGTGGAACCTGTATATCAAGGAAATAATTGGCTTTACCGTTAACTATTTATCGGGGAAGGGTTAA